In a single window of the Centropristis striata isolate RG_2023a ecotype Rhode Island chromosome 18, C.striata_1.0, whole genome shotgun sequence genome:
- the LOC131991128 gene encoding hydroperoxide isomerase ALOXE3-like, with amino-acid sequence MAEYKLEVTTGDLQHAGTWDHIFVTLFGTEGQSERMKLDNFGFDFTTGTTGSYILKTSSSLGKLLLVKVEKDPFLFLPEDEWYVSKIVVTTPEGDAMLFPCYRWISRGELVELRGGKAMKGFEEDHPLLFEHRKNELMLKKNFYQWKTIAEGLVHISHLDNVSDLPAEIRFSKSKTTEAADEKKITGIELKIKGLLGSNEKWENIEDMKKIFWFKKTTLSEYVAEHWKEDDFYGYQFLNGVNPTMIKRCSELPPNFPVTEDMVKPFLEEGSSLKKEMKKGNIFLYDQKKMDGITPRDNNGETLHVTAGLGLFYMNPANKLMPIAIQLHQQPSEQNPIFLPSDSETDWLLAKMFLKNADCLDHQAVHHLMNTHYFAEVFALAALRSFSAMHPLYKLLIPHFRYTLYVNIAGRKSLFGLDGPMSISSLGHEGLTELMRRSLSETTYSSLCLPENITARGLESIPNFYYRDDGVKLWNIINSFVTAVVEHFYPSDSEVQKDTELQEWISEIFTHGFLGNKDSGIPADFHTVEEVIKFITMVIYTTTAQHASVNSGQYNYYSWVPNGSLLLHKSPPTTKGQSSMETILEALPDVGDTVSFAAMTWLLSTTFTDFVPLGAYPEERFDEPVLKQMMKEFQAELSYLSEAITQRNSQLDVPYTYLNPTEIENSIAI; translated from the exons ATGGCTGAGTACAAACTAGAAGTAACGACAGGTGACCTGCAGCATGCAGGAACATGGGACCACATATTTGTCACTTTGTTTGGAACTGAAGGGCAGAGTGAGCGAATGAAGTTGGACAACTTTGGCTTCGACTTTACAACTGGGACA ACAGGGAGCTACATCCTGAAAACCAGTTCATCTCTGGGGAAACTTCTGCTGGTCAAAGTGGAGAAAGATCCTTTTTTGTTTCTCCCAGAAGATGAGTGGTACGTCTCCAAAATAGTGGTGACGACTCCAGAAGGAGATGCCATGCTGTTCCCCTGTTACAGATGGATCTCCAGGGGAGAACTGGTGGAGCTGAGAGGAGGCAAAG CCATGAAGGGTTTTGAAGAGGACCATCCCCTGCTGTTCGAGCACCGTAAAAATGAGCTGATGCTTAAAAAGAACTTTTACCA atggAAGACTATCGCTGAAGGACTAGTCCACATCAGCCATTTGGATAATGTGTCTGACCTTCCAGCTGAAATACGCTTCTCAAAGTCCAAAACAACTGAAGCAGctgatgaaaaaaagataac TGGTATTGAACTCAAAATTAAGGGTCTGCTTGGATCAAATGAAAAATGGGAAAACATTGAAGATATGAAGAAAATCTTCTGGTTCAAAAAGACAACATTGTCAG AGTATGTTGCAGAGCACTGGAAGGAAGATGACTTTTATGGTTACCAGTTTCTGAATGGAGTCAACCCCACCATGATCAAGCGCTGCTCAGAGCTTCCCCCAAACTTTCCAGTCACGGAGGACATGGTGAAGCCGTTCCTGGAAGAGGGAAGCTCTCTGAAGAAGGAAATGAAG AAAGGCAATATATTCCTCTATGACCAGAAGAAGATGGATGGAATAACCCCGAGAGACAACAATGGTGAAACTCTGCATGTGACTGCCGGTCTCGGTTTGTTCTACATGAACCCAGCAAACAAACTGATGCCAATTGCAATACAG TTGCATCAACAACCTTCTGAGCAGAACCCCATCTTTCTACCCAGTGATTCAGAGACTGACTGGCTGCTCGCCAAGATGTTTCTGAAAAATGCAGATTGCCTGGATCATCAAGCAGTCCATCACCTCATGAACACTCACTATTTTGCAGAGGTCTTTGCTTTGGCTGCTCTGCGCAGCTTCTCAGCGATGCATCCGCTCTACAAG CTGCTGATTCCACACTTCCGGTACACTCTCTATGTGAACATTGCAGGCCGCAAATCTCTTTTTGGACTTGATGGGCCTATGTCTATT AGTTCCCTTGGACATGAAGGACTGACAGAGCTCATGAGAAGGTCTCTCTCTGAAACGACCTAcagctctctctgtctgccagaGAACATCACTGCACGAGGACTGGAGTCTATACCCAACTTCTACTACAGAGATGATGGAGTGAAGCTGTGGAACATCATCAACAG CTTTGTGACGGCAGTAGTGGAGCACTTTTACCCCTCAGACAGTGAGGTGCAGAAAGACACTGAGCTGCAGGAATGGATCAGTGAGATATTCACACATGGCTTCTTAGGAAACAAAGACTCGG GGATTCCAGCAGACTTTCATACTGTTGAGGAAGTGATCAAGTTCATCACCATGGTGATCTACACAACTACGGCTCAACATGCTTCAGTCAACAGTGGGCAG tACAACTACTACTCCTGGGTGCCCAATGGCTCGCTACTGCTGCACAAATCTCCTCCAACCACTAAGGGGCAGTCAAGCATGGAGACAATTTTGGAGGCCCTCCCGGATGTTGGAGACACAGTCAGCTTTGCAGCAATGACTTGGCTGCTCTCAACGACATTCACTGATTTT GTTCCCTTGGGTGCATACCCTGAGGAACGATTCGATGAGCCTGTCCTGAAGCAGATGATGAAGGAATTTCAAGCCGAGTTGTCCTACCTCAGTGAAGCAATTACACAAAGAAACTCACAGCTTGATGTTCCCTACACATATCTGAACCCTACTGAGATAGAGAACAGTATAGCTATTTAA
- the LOC131991660 gene encoding hydroperoxide isomerase ALOXE3-like, with the protein MTEYKLEVTTGNLQHAGTWDHIYVTLFGTEGQSERTEMDNWGPDFSAGTTGTYILKTGSSLGKLLLVKVEKDPFLFLPEDEWYVSKIVVTTPEGDAMLFPCYRWISRGELVELRGGRAMKGFEEDHSLLIEHRKNELMLKKNFYQWKIMAEGLPNVSHFESKSDLPAEIRYSKSKQDEAEDSKKLIGIELMIKGLLGSKEKWESFEDLKKIFWYKKTTLSEYVAEHWKEDDFYGYQFLNGVNPTMIKRCSELPPNFPVTEDMVKPFLEEGSSLKKEMKKGNIFLYDQKKMDGITPRDNNGETLHVTACLGLFYMNPANKLMPIAIQLHQQPSEENPIFLPSDSETDWLLAKMFLKNADSMDHESVHHTLNTHFLADVFAVAVMRSFSVIHPLYKLLIPHFRYTLFVNIGARKIVLGPEGILRLCSLGHEGMTELMKRGFPETTYSSLCLPENITARGLESIPNFYYRDDGVKLWNIINSFVKAVVEHFYPSDSEVQKDTELQEWISEIFTHGFLGNKDSGIPADFHTVEEVIKFITMVIFTTTAGHAALHNGQYDYFSWVPNASLLLHKPPPTTKGQSSMETILEALPDVGDTALFLTLLWLFTDKYTDTVPLGAYPEERFDEPVLKQMMKGFQTELSYLSEAITQRNSQLDVPYTYLNPTQIENSITF; encoded by the exons ATGACTGAGTACAAGCTAGAGGTGACGACAGGTAACCTGCAGCATGCAGGAACATGGGACCACATATATGTCACTCTGTTTGGGACTGAAGGGCAGAGTGAGAGAACCGAGATGGACAACTGGGGCCCTGACTTTTCAGCTGGCACA ACAGGGACCTACATCCTGAAAACCGGTTCATCTCTGGGGAAACTTCTGCTGGTTAAAGTGGAGAAAGATCCTTTTTTGTTTCTCCCAGAAGATGAGTGGTACGTCTCCAAAATAGTGGTGACGACTCCAGAAGGAGATGCCATGCTGTTCCCCTGTTACAGATGGATCTCCAGGGGAGAACTGGTGGAGCTGAGAGGAGGCAGAG CCATGAAGGGTTTTGAGGAGGACCATTCCTTGTTGATTGAGCACCGTAAAAATGAGCTGATGCTTAAAAAGAACTTTTACCA aTGGAAGATTATGGCTGAAGGACTACCCAACGTCAGCCATTTTGAATCAAAGTCTGACCTCCCAGCTGAAATCCGCTATTCTAAGTCCAAACAAGATGAAGCAGAGGATTCAAAAAAACTAAT TGGCATTGAACTAATGATTAAGGGGCTGCTTGGATCCAAGGAAAAATGGGAAAGCTTTGAAGACCTGAAAAAAATCTTCTGGTACAAAAAGACAACACTGTCAG AGTATGTTGCAGAGCACTGGAAGGAAGATGACTTTTATGGTTACCAGTTTCTGAATGGAGTCAACCCCACCATGATCAAGCGCTGCTCAGAGCTTCCCCCAAACTTTCCAGTCACAGAGGACATGGTGAAGCCGTTCCTGGAAGAGGGAAGCTCTCTGAAGAAGGAAATGAAG AAAGGCAATATATTCCTCTATGACCAGAAGAAGATGGATGGAATAACCCCAAGAGACAACAATGGTGAAACTTTGCATGTGACTGCCTGTCTCGGTTTGTTCTACATGAACCCAGCAAACAAACTGATGCCAATTGCAATACAG ttgcatCAACAACCTTCTGAGGAGAACCCCATCTTTTTGCCCAGTGATTCAGAGACTGACTGGCTGCTTGCCAAGATGTTTCTGAAAAATGCAGATTCCATGGATCATGAATCAGTCCATCATACCTTGAACACTCACTTTCTGGCAGATGTCTTTGCTGTGGCCGTTATGCGCAGCTTCTCAGTGATTCATCCGCTCTACAAG TTGCTGATTCCACACTTCCGGTACACTCTCTTTGTAAACATCGGAGCCCGCAAAATTGTTTTAGGACCTGAAGGGATTTTACGCTTG TGTTCACTTGGACATGAAGGAATGACAGAGCTCATGAAAAGGGGTTTCCCTGAAACGACCTACAGCTCTCTGTGTCTGCCAGAGAACATCACTGCACGAGGACTGGAGTCCATACCCAACTTCTACTACAGAGATGATGGAGTGAAGCTGTGGAACATCATCAACAG CTTTGTGAAGGCAGTAGTGGAGCACTTTTACCCCTCAGACAGTGAGGTGCAGAAAGACACTGAGCTGCAGGAATGGATCAGTGAGATATTCACACATGGCTTCTTAGGAAACAAAGACTCAG GGATTCCAGCAGACTTTCATACTGTTGAGGAAGTGATCAAGTTCATCACCATGGTGATCTTCACAACTACGGCTGGTCATGCTGCATTGCACAATGGGCAG TACGACTACTTCTCCTGGGTGCCCAATGCCTCTCTTCTGCTGCACAAACCTCCTCCAACCACTAAGGGGCAGTCAAGCATGGAGACAATTTTGGAGGCCCTCCCGGATGTTGGAGACACAGCCCTCTTTTTAACACTGTTGTGGCTGTTCACAGACAAATACACAGATACT GTTCCCTTGGGTGCATACCCTGAGGAACGATTCGATGAGCCTGTCCTGAAGCAGATGATGAAGGGATTTCAAACTGAATTGTCCTACCTCAGTGAAGCAATTACACAAAGAAACTCACAGCTTGATGTTCCCTACACATATCTGAACCCTACTCAGATCGAGAACAGTATCACTTTTTAA
- the LOC131991158 gene encoding SE-cephalotoxin-like, translating into MAFPRLSVSTLLASWILLLYWTTSSARSHDPASSNPSPPYRVKRDLPFETRPQVEQSLAVAKDIISVINEKIGSVDSKSVKNVMKGLSTIAGLVPGIGTLIVPTVNWILAFIPQDDPVFNEVKKGFAEVNRKLDSLSIQISNLATDVEWFNYASVYSQDEVRILNAWKKFNELQDNSQVVKTEEDKLRLAEIFVNYYENTETEGSVANLYHYLTVSNTSLIGNINDLLKKKFKCDIQKIGDYNIHFSTLMWRGMLLNQFYWKLIGFDLLDKETEHTDMIKKVYTAQMSTIDYCLDHYEQFLKEDVEAMSKSISHVDHKAVAKEVKNHLDKKYYWYNWMVMVYPKDQHYNHELYNMTTFSWDTITVAVDHIQKAEEKHKTQVITEVGKCYKPDSFNFSYCNVINEKKFCNAKVDGVPVTEFFKAIHASYKPFVAVPESMETFKCDVKGYEYDMYFYYSRKISVCSYQTCDNGGKCKPVRDSNEHLCLCPDGYRRESCVEREKPSDVTLIGKDTVPDITTINARLKRIEDKLDRKLDLILNKFGLYLS; encoded by the coding sequence ATGGCGTTCCCTCGGCTGTCCGTCTCGACGCTGCTGGCTTCATGGATCCTTCTTCTCTACTGGACGACCTCCTCAGCTAGGTCACATGACCCCGCCTCCTCCAACCCCTCACCCCCCTACAGGGTGAAGAGAGACCTGCCATTTGAGACCAGACCACAAGTGGAACAATCTCTGGCAGTGGCAAAAGACATTATCTCTGTCATCAATGAAAAGATTGGAAGCGTTGACAGCaaatctgtgaaaaatgtgatgAAGGGTCTCTCCACCATCGCTGGCTTGGTGCCCGGCATCGGAACTCTGATCGTCCCAACGGTCAACTGGATCTTGGCCTTCATCCCTCAGGACGACCCGGTGTTTAACGAAGTGAAGAAAGGGTTCGCTGAAGTGAACAGGAAGCTGGACTCGCTCTCCATCCAGATCTCCAACCTGGCAACAGATGTGGAATGGTTCAACTATGCCAGCGTCTACTCTCAAGACGAGGTCCGCATCCTAAACGCCTGGAAGAAGTTCAATGAGCTTCAAGACAACAGTCAAGTGGTGAAAACTGAAGAGGACAAACTCCGACTGGCTGAGATATTCGTCAACTACTATGAGAACACAGAAACTGAGGGCAGTGTGGCCAACCTCTACCATTACCTGACCGTCTCCAACACGTCCCTCATTGGAAACATCAATGACCTGCTGAAGAAGAAGTTTAAATGTGACATTCAAAAGATCGGTGACTATAACATCCATTTCAGTACTTTGATGTGGAGGGGGATGCTGCTCAACCAGTTCTACTGGAAACTGATCGGTTTTGATTTATTAGACAAAGAAACTGAACACACTGACATGATTAAGAAGGTCTACACAGCTCAGATGTCAACCATAGATTACTGTCTGGACCACTATGAGCAGTTCCTGAAGGAAGACGTGGAGGCGATGAGCAAATCCATCAGTCATGTCGACCACAAAGCCGTCGCTAAGGAGGTGAAAAATCATCTGGATAAGAAGTACTACTGGTACAACTGGATGGTGATGGTGTACCCCAAAGATCAACATTATAATCATGAGTTATATAATATGACAACGTTTTCTTGGGATACGATCACTGTGGCTGTGGACCACATTCAGAAAGCAGAggagaaacataaaacacaagtaATCACTGAGGTGGGGAAGTGCTACAAGCCAGATTCGTTTAATTTTTCCTATTGTAATgtgataaatgaaaaaaagttctgCAATGCAAAAGTTGATGGTGTTCCTGTTACAGAGTTCTTTAAAGCGATCCACGCCAGTTACAAACCATTTGTTGCAGTCCCAGAATCCATGGAGACTTTCAAGTGTGACGTGAAAGGCTACGAGTATGACATGTATTTCTATTACTCCAGAAAAATCTCTGTCTGCAGCTATCAAACCTGTGACAACGGAGGAAAGTGCAAGCCAGTGAGGGACTCCAACgaacatttgtgtttgtgtcctgatGGTTACCGTAGGGAGAGCTGTGTAGAGCGGGAGAAACCTAGCGACGTCACACTGATCGGCAAAGACACTGtgcctgacatcaccaccatcaACGCCAGACTGAAGAGAATAGAGGACAAATTAGACAGAAAACTGGATTTGATACTCAATAAATTCGGCTTATATCTGTCATGA
- the epm2a gene encoding laforin, whose protein sequence is MLFRFGVILTPDSADVEVFVLGSRVEMGHWDPSGAVQMKASRKLVSTHEPCLWIGDVQLAEPFKDTLWFKFVKRVGGIYIWEGSGPSHDRCCSYDERNVVDGVYCHPIGHWIEETGHTDEMKHTTNFYFSVAGQKAIHFSRVLPRIWLGSCPRQVEHVTIKMKHELGITAVMNFQTESDLVNNSDGCRRNPGEAMTPETMINLYKDCGLVYVWIPTPDMSTEGRIRMLPQAVFLLHGLLENGHTVYVHCNAGVGRSTAAVCGLLMYILGWSMRKVQYFVAARRPAVYIDEEALVKAQADFTQKFGQLRSSISFPET, encoded by the exons ATGTTATTCCGATTCGGTGTCATTCTCACTCCGGACTCTGCGGATGTAGAGGTCTTTGTTTTGGGTTCGCGTGTGGAAATGGGCCACTGGGACCCGAGCGGAGCGGTTCAGATGAAAGCCTCACGGAAGCTGGTGTCAACACATGAACCGTGTCTGTGGATCGGCGACGTGCAGCTGGCAGAGCCGTTCAAAGACACGCTGTGGTTCAAGTTCGTCAAAAGGGTCGGAGGCATTTATATCTGGGAAG GTAGCGGTCCTAGTCATGACAGATGTTGTTCGTATGACGAGAGGAACGTGGTTGACGGGGTGTACTGCCATCCGATTGGTCACTGGATAGAGGAAACAGGACACACAGATGAGATGAAACACACCACtaacttttacttcagtgtgGCAGGTCAGAAGGCCATTCATTTCTCCAG GGTGCTGCCACGTATTTGGCTGGGCAGCTGCCCTCGACAGGTGGAACATGTGACTATAAAGATGAAGCATGAATTGGGGATTACTGCGGTGATGAACTTTCAGACCGAGTCGGATCTGGTGAACAACTCTGATGGCTGCAGGCGCAACCCTGGGGAAGCCATGACCCCAGAGACCATGATTAATTTGTACAAAGACTGTGgtcttgtgtatgtgtggataCCAACACCTGACATGAGCACTGAGG GTCGGATAAGGATGCTTCCCCAGGCTGTGTTCTTGCTTCACGGTCTCTTGGAGAATGGCCACACTGTCTATGTTCACTGTAACGCTGGAGTTGGCAGGTCAACGGCAGCTGTTTGCGGCTTGCTCATGTACATCCTTGGCTGGAGCATGAGGAAGGTGCAGTATTTTGTTGCAGCAAGGAGGCCGGCAGTGTACATAGATGAGGAAGCTTTAGTTAAGGCTCAGGCAGACTTCACCCAGAAGTTTGGACAACTGCGATCATCGATCTCTTTCCCAGAGACATGA